A genomic segment from Fusarium fujikuroi IMI 58289 draft genome, chromosome FFUJ_chr04 encodes:
- a CDS encoding related to TOB3 (member of AAA-ATPase family), with product MTTDTMDSTKSSGDESTVILTPTDTEPKEETTETKTEQKTEDSKSEETPKEDEEKKEKVMVGLLTESKDLYAKFDKNGDRSWTDKYPDDLEEAAENEETQKYAVIIRKRKPKEADSNKPLDIDSLVIQSPYLKRVLGKVFEDYPGIVTDVSRLKFHAPFECFVHRWGQFTAAKDDPNYDQITREHVSLLHKIMRDELGEIIQLREDYFKNRAVAFEHVWTLFPPGCTVWGSVKGRPVAVRFDSGYLAKTQCGGLAYMMNCKGIDWDGRSMGWCDITMQINDFPGTAPFSSLSCYPLEYHPNHDAARNMLLERGRKFESLAGYHYKAYSGTAIWWVNASKSRKETVNSRIVIDGANWEKQNPDHTVWLNYLTGEGPVASSDRDSDAGNDDDGDDCYSDCYSDSGAKKPEFDDDQRAPLSEEQLIMTGPIVRGYALKNKRWMEFFIDDVTEVKFNDKAFDSLVLPADQKELILAFAQSQVKFKNVFDDIISGKGKGIIMLLSGGPGIGKTLTAESVAEEMKVPLYIMSAGDLGSDAYDIEENLQRILEMVANWNAVLLLDECDVFLEARSAHDIERNRIVSIFLRMLEYYEGILFLTTNRVKDMDQAFQSRIHMSLEYPPLDSTARESVWRGFLSRAISVDAKMEGESAHEIKEEEIKALAGLELNGRQIKNVLKTANLLACHKGEKLAFAHLRTVLRVEGHSL from the coding sequence ATGACTACCGACACTATGGACTCAACCAAGAGCAGCGGTGACGAGTCTACCGTCATCCTGACACCTACAGACACAGAACCCAAGGAGGAGACCACAGAAACCAAGACAGAACAAAAGACAGAAGACTCCAAGTCAGAAGAAACACCaaaagaggacgaagagaagaaggaaaaggtcaTGGTCGGTCTCCTCACAGAAAGCAAAGATCTATACGCAAAGTTTGATAAGAACGGAGACCGATCATGGACAGACAAGTACCccgatgatcttgaggaagcaGCAGAGAATGAGGAGACCCAGAAATACGCCGTCATCATCCGCAAGCGAAAGCCCAAGGAGGCTGACTCTAACAAGCCCCTCGACATTGACTCCCTCGTTATCCAATCTCCATACCTCAAGCGCGTTCTCGGAAAGGTCTTTGAGGACTATCCCGGTATCGTCACTGATGTTTCACGCCTCAAGTTCCATGCTCCCTTTGAATGCTTTGTTCATCGCTGGGGTCAATTCACTGCCGCGAAGGATGACCCTAACTATGATCAAATCACCCGCGAGCATGTCTCGCTGTTGCATAAGATCATGAGGGATGAGTTGGGTGAGATTATTCAGCTTCGGGAGGATTACTTCAAGAACCGCGCTGTTGCTTTTGAGCATGTTTGGACTCTTTTCCCTCCTGGTTGCACGGTTTGGGGTTCTGTTAAGGGAAGACCCGTTGCTGTTCGCTTCGACTCTGGATACCTCGCAAAAACACAGTGCGGTGGTCTTGCTTACATGATGAACTGCAAGGGCATTGATTGGGATGGAAGAAGCATGGGATGGTGCGATATCACCATGCAGATCAATGACTTCCCCGGCACTGCCCCCTTCTCGAGCCTCTCATGCTATCCTCTAGAGTACCACCCCAATCATGATGCAGCACGAAATATGCTTCTCGAACGTGGACGCAAGTTTGAGAGCCTTGCGGGCTATCACTACAAGGCATACAGTGGCACTGCCATCTGGTGGGTCAATGCGTCCAAGTCTCGTAAAGAGACTGTCAACTCACGCATTGTCATCGATGGAGCGAACTGGGAGAAGCAGAACCCTGATCATACTGTTTGGCTTAACTATCTGACTGGTGAAGGCCCTGTCGCCAGCAGTGATCGGGATAGTGATGCTGGCAATGATGACGACGGCGACGATTGCTATAGTGATTGTTACAGCGACTCGGGCGCCAAGAAGCctgagtttgatgatgaccAGCGCGCTCCTCTCAGCGAAGAGCAGCTCATCATGACGGGTCCTATAGTCCGCGGCTATGCCCTCAAGAACAAGCGATGGATGGAGTTCTTCATTGATGATGTTACAGAGGTCAAGTTCAACGACAAGGCCTTTGACTCGCTTGTTCTTCCTGCCGATCAGAAGGAACTTATTCTCGCTTTCGCCCAAAGCCAGGTCAAGTTCAAGAATGTCTTTGACGATATAATCTCTGGAAAGGGTAAGGGTATCATCATGCTCTTGTCTGGTGGTCCCGGTATTGGCAAGACACTGACTGCTGAGTCGGTggctgaggagatgaaggttCCCCTGTACATCATGAGCGCTGGTGATCTCGGCAGCGATGCCTACGACATCGAGGAGAACCTTCAACGCATTCTCGAGATGGTGGCCAACTGGAACGCTGTCCTCCTTCTCGACGAGTGCGATGTCTTCCTCGAGGCTCGCTCAGCGCATGACATCGAACGCAATCGAATTGTTTCAATCTTCCTTCGCATGCTCGAATACTACGAGGGTATTCTCTTCCTCACCACCAATCGCGTCAAAGACATGGATCAGGCCTTCCAAAGCCGAATCCACATGTCGCTAGAGTATCCTCCCCTCGACAGCACCGCCCGAGAGTCTGTCTGGCGAGGTTTCTTGAGCCGCGCTATCAGTGTAGATGCAAAGATGGAGGGCGAATCTGCGCATGAGAttaaagaggaggagatcaaggctctGGCTGGTCTGGAGCTGAATGGTCGACAGATCAAGAACGTCCTCAAGACGGCGAATCTTCTGGCTTGTCATAAGGGAGAGAAGTTGGCGTTTGCTCATTTGAGGACAGTTTTGAGGGTTGAGGGTCACTCATTGTAA
- a CDS encoding probable CYB2-lactate dehydrogenase cytochrome b2 — MRTSTLIASLAAAVSAYEPWLNEPDTGLNTYLASTNWTEGSRPLLKDIRGVPDFDFAARQVLTDQQYAFYRTAAAGEWAYRNNLKVWEKARLRPHQLASVKGLNETLGVTILGHNFSAPIFISPAARAGYGDSDRGELNFVDAAADEDILYVAALYATKTIEEIGAQRKKRGNTIFQQIYSNANLSVTWDAMKRAEDQGVKAFVWTIDAPATSTRHRAARYDTTNANGATSVLSWDLFKEIKSHTKLPIILKGITTTEDALRAVEAGADGIWLSNHGGRQVDYSPSPLEIAYELRRNAPEIFKKTEVIADSGIRYGSDVIKLLALGVKAVGLGRPFMYSNVYGVEGPKKLIQILKTEILADAAQIGITDLHNIPSKVLNTRALERDVYLMDEN; from the exons ATGCGTACTTCAACTCTCATTGCCTCTCTGGCGGCTGCCGTCTCTGCCTATGAGCCCTGGCTCAACGAGCCTGACACTGGTCTTAACACTTACCTCGCTAGCACCAACTGGACCGAGGGCAGCCGACCTcttctcaaggatatccGTGGTGTCcctgactttgactttgctgCCCGCCAAGTCTTGACTGATCAGCAATACGCTTTCTATCGTACTGCTGCTGCGGGAGAGTGGGCCTACCGCAACAATCTCAAGGTATGGGAGAAGGCCAGACTTCGACCTCATCAACTCGCCAGCGTGAAGGGCCTCAACGAGACTCTTGGTGTTACTATCCTAGGCCATAACTTCAGTGCTCCAATTTTCATCTCACCTGCCGCTCGTGCTGGCTATGGTGACTCTGACCGTGGTGAGCTCAACTTTGTTGACGCAGCTGCTGATGAAGATATTCTCTATGTTGCTGCTCTCTATGCCACCAAGACTATTGAAGAGATTGGAGCTCAGCGCAAGAAGCGTGgcaacaccatcttccaGCAGATCTACTCCAATGCCAACCTCTCTGTTACTTGGGATGCCATGAAGCGTGCTGAGGACCAGGGTGTCAAGGCTTTTGTCTGGACTATTGATGCCCCTGCTACATCTACTCGTCACCGAGCTGCTCGCTATGATACCACTAATGC AAATGGTGCCACGTCTGTTCTAAGCTGGGATCTtttcaaggagatcaagtctCATACCAAGCTTCCCATCATTCTCAAGGGTATCACCACCACTGAGGATGCCCTTCGCgctgttgaggctggtgctgATGGTATCTGGCTCTCGAATCACGGTGGTCGTCAAGTCGACTACTCTCCCTCTCCCCTTGAGATTGCATATGAGCTTCGACGCAACGCACCTGAGATCTTCAAAAAGACCGAGGTTATCGCCGACAGCGGTATCCGTTACGGAAGTGATGTGATCAAGCTGTTGGCTCTTGGAGTTAAGGCCGTTGGTCTCGGCCGTCC TTTCATGTACTCCAACGTCTATGGCGTGGAGGGCCCCAAGAAGCTTATCCAGATTCTCAAGACCGAGATTCTTGCTGATGCGGCTCAGATTGGTATCACTGATCTTCACAACATTCCTTCCAAGGTG CTCAATACTCGTGCCCTCGAGCGCGATGTTTATCTCATGGACGAGAATTAA
- a CDS encoding related to carboxyphosphonoenolpyruvate phosphonomutase-like protein, with the protein MSNDLAKQLKALHKPSSPVVFPNIWDVASFQTVTSLNNGTSKPVKALATASWAVAATYGIQDEELTLEQNMEAISKVAPLAKAAGIPLSADLQDGYGSQIESTVKRAVELGVVGANIEDVSSETGEFYPIDEQVQRLKAALKAASDAGCPDFVVNARCDTFHVDTGLSEAEAMKEAIKRGKAYLEAGATTVFYWGGSGRGLRDAWVKTLVKELDGRVAVKLAHRTKDALSTKELGEIGVARISVGPSLFLLAQAAIKEAAASILDGGNL; encoded by the coding sequence ATGTCCAACGACCTCGCCAAACAACTGAAGGCTCTTCAcaagccatcatcaccagttGTCTTCCCAAATATTTGGGACGTCGCTTCGTTCCAAACCGTTACATCACTCAACAATGGGACTTCTAAGCCAGTCAAGGCTCTAGCGACAGCGTCTTGGGCCGTTGCAGCAACATACGGTATCCAAGATGAGGAGCTCACCCTAGAGCAGAACATGGAAGCGATTAGCAAGGTTGCACCGCTCGCCAAAGCGGCTGGCATTCCGTTGTCTGCCGATTTACAAGATGGGTACGGGTCTCAGATTGAATCTACTGTCAAGCGagctgttgagcttggtgttgtcggCGCCAACATCGAGGATGTGAGTTCTGAAACAGGCGAATTCTACCCCATCGACGAACAAGTCCAACGTCTCAAGGCAGCTCTCAAAGCTGCCTCTGACGCAGGCTGTCCCGATTTCGTCGTCAATGCACGATGCGACACCTTCCATGTCGACACAGGCCTctcagaagctgaagcgATGAAAGAAGCTATCAAACGCGGAAAAGCGTACCTTGAAGCTGGTGCTACCACAGTGTTTTACTGGGGTGGCTCAGGACGGGGCCTACGAGATGCATGGGTTAAGACCTTGGTGAAAGAGCTTGATGGAAGGGTTGCGGTCAAGCTGGCGCATAGAACCAAGGATGCGCTGTCAACCAAGGAATTGGGTGAGATTGGTGTTGCGAGGATTAGTGTTGGGCCAAGTCTGTTTCTCTTGGCGCAGGCTGCTATCAAAGAGGCTGCTGCGAGTATCCTCGATGGTGGAAATTTGTAA
- a CDS encoding related to acetylhydrolase, with protein sequence MNASKMSYLSRLSPIPAFPEYTGPYKVGTVDVEIPISELEAPSAAPEGVDQIHTVQYRMFYPAVPESHEKHISWLPNPQRQHLVAYTKFLGIGPMLAEFLSFLPRHLHYTTIPAHKNAKLLESLTENKRWPTMIFSHGLGGCRNSYSYIAGSLASHGIVVICPEHRDGSAVASFIRVPEKQNGTITSNGRIHVPYEKISHDVSPEVYQAREAQLRIRCWELGMIHQAMLAVDNGTRLTNLNRSTPSLDQFIGRCNIQDPGSIIFAGHSFGAATMTQFLKSTYYADVQEVAAMEKPIFVPAEGSDIRKQVTEKTLIMLLDMWCMPLMAPNSAPLFNLPLPAYADKASAPGGKAILAVESEHFFKWTDHLHMKARVLSPDPTVKVVTPQLFERPSGYKMSEPNFFYVGNSAHLNQSDFGILFPWLTQKIFKAEQPERALRLNLRAQLQMLRENNLPVGRTFAGDLVDGTSFDKLDKFNEANGDPCKDGINNDQAIFDKSGNNPVEFWRWIDIIGLGDADGKKTTEKKVEEGEEEMKGELDPSEDLPGAPPSMTGAVSAAAA encoded by the exons ATGAACGCCTCCAAAATGTCCTACCTCTCACGCCTAAGCCCGATTCCTGCATTCCCTGAATACACAGGGCCCTACAAGGTTGGCACCGTCGATGTCGAGATTCCTATCTCTGAACTTGAAGCGCCCAGCGCTGCCCCCGAGGGCGTCGATCAGATCCATACCGTTCAGTATCGCATGTTCTACCCAGCTGTTCCCGAATCGCACGAGAAGCACATCAGCTGGTTGCCCAACCCTCAGCGACAGCATCTCGTTGCATACACAAAGTTCCTCGGTATTGGGCCTATGCTGGCAGAGTTCCTTTC ATTCCTGCCCCGACATCTTCACTACACTACGATCCCAGCCCACAAGAATGCGAAGCTCCTCGAATCGTTGACCGAGAACAAGCGATGGCCGACCATGATCTTTTCCCACGGTCTGGGAGGATGCCGAAACTCGTACTCTTACATCGCAGGCTCCCTTGCCTCTCACGGtatcgtcgtcatctgccCTGAGCATCGCGATGGCAGCGCTGTCGCAAGCTTCATTCGAGTTCCCGAGAAGCAAAACGGAACCATCACCTCCAACGGCCGAATCCACGTCCCCTACGAGAAGATCTCCCACGATGTCAGCCCCGAAGTCTACCAAGCCCGCGAAGCCCAACTCCGAATTCGATGCTGGGAGCTTGGTATGATCCATCAAGCCATGCTCGCCGTTGACAATGGCACACGATTGACCAACTTGAACCGCTCAACCCCAAGCCTCGATCAATTCATCGGTCGATGCAATATCCAGGATCCTGGAAGCATTATCTTTGCTGGCCACAGTTTTGGAGCTGCTACGATGACACAATTCCTCAAGAGCACATACTACGCTGATGTTCAAGAGGTAGCTGCTATGGAGAAGCCCATCTTTGTCCCTGCTGAGGGCAGTGATATTCGAAAGCAGGTTACTGAGAAGACCCTCATCATGTTGCTCGACATGTGGTGCATGCCACTGATGGCTCCCAACTCGGCGCCTCTATTCAACCTACCGCTACCTGCATATGCCGACAAGGCCAGCGCTCCTGGTGGAAAGGCTATTCTGGCAGTCGAATCGGAGCACTTCTTCAAGTGGACCGACCATCTTCACATGAAGGCGCGTGTTTTAAGCCCCGATCCTACCGTCAAGGTCGTTACACCTCAATTATTCGAGCGGCCCAGTGGCTACAAGATGTCAGAGCCAAACTTCTTCTATGTCGGCAACTCTGCACATCTCAACCAGTCCGACTTTGGAATTCTGTTTCCGTGGTTGACGCAGAAGatcttcaaggctgagcagcCCGAGCGAGCGCTTCGTCTTAACCTCCGCGCTCAGCTCCAGATGCTTCGCGAGAACAACTTACCCGTCGGTCGCACATTCGCCGGAGATCTTGTTGACGGTACTTCGTTCGATAAGCTCGACAAGTTCAACGAAGCCAACGGTGATCCCTGCAAAGACGGCATCAACAATGACCAAGCCATCTTTGACAAGAGCGGCAACAACCCTGTCGAGTTCTGGCGATGGATCGACATCATTGGTCTTGGAGACGCTGACGGAAAGAAGACaactgagaagaaggtcgaagagggcgaggaagagatgaagggCGAGCTTGATCCTAGTGAGGATCTGCCCGGAGCTCCGCCTTCTATGACCGGAGCTGTCAGTGCTGCTGCGGCGTAA
- a CDS encoding related to tol protein, whose product MALGPDLKDELCDQIHDCINKRGVHQECDVGWFRQDLNPNPPTRLIDVDTNDPSIVRLIVTAEDLCKDLVPKYLTLSYCWGSTNEHAKTTRATIAARREGISVHDLPKTIQDAIQLTRLLKFRYLWIDAICIIQSDLEDVYLDDWNTEAPRIGSYYLHSKCLISASAASDSSQGLFVEQTARSYPLRTCALAFDNYKQEYICLSVPRPSPSEDWSAEPLGSRGWCLQEAVLSPRILHWSKHALIWQCNGTKKSLMYGSDLDTAQDIRTSRSHISLAQEPDSAMSDAWTELISRYSKMHFTFETDRLVAIQGLANRLVDLHGGEYFAGVFRSHLADGLLWKNSYDKAHNALAGVPTWSWATRCLNIWFLPVSHSFIRFTKPNVFPDNHGPINLDTPEKCALRFEAPLININLGRPFTETDIVSTVQRPVFACHVSFTEDSEDEYAVNFEYDAESLMPESFEILEVLFLGLHALHKLRGFIGRSEFEESTVVDPDTIVSCEGILLRRAGQYYERVGRLDFDMPKNYKRRIKLKELMDSNRANVCLI is encoded by the coding sequence ATGGCCTTGGGACCTGATTTAAAAGATGAGCTTTGTGATCAAATTCACGATTGTATCAACAAACGTGGCGTTCATCAAGAATGCGACGTTGGGTGGTTTCGTCAAGATCTCAACCCAAACCCACCAACACGCCTCATAGACGTCGATACTAACGACCCCAGTATCGTCAGACTCATTGTAACCGCCGAGGATTTGTGCAAAGACCTAGTGCCTAAGTATCTTACTCTCAGCTATTGCTGGGGCTCTACCAATGAACACGCCAAAACTACCCGAGCAACAATAGCTGCAAGGCGCGAAGGGATCTCAGTACATGACCTCCCGAAGACTATACAAGATGCTATCCAACTCACACGGCTATTGAAGTTTCGATACTTATGGATTGATGCTATATGCATCATTCAATCAGATCTCGAGGATGTGTACCTTGACGATTGGAACACAGAAGCACCGCGCATTGGATCATACTACCTACATTCTAAATGCCTCATCTCGGCATCCGCTGCGTCGGACAGTAGCCAGGGGCTTTTTGTTGAGCAGACTGCTCGAAGTTATCCTCTGAGAACGTGCGCACTGGCTTTCGACAATTACAAACAAGAGTATATTTGTCTCTCTGTACCTAGGCCTTCACCTTCAGAAGATTGGTCAGCTGAGCCGCTGGGGTCAAGAGGATGGTGCTTACAAGAGGCTGTTCTGTCACCTCGGATCCTGCATTGGTCCAAACATGCTCTGATATGGCAATGTAACGGCACAAAGAAGAGTCTTATGTATGGAAGCGACTTGGACACTGCTCAAGACATCAGAACCAGTAGGTCGCATATCAGCCTTGCCCAAGAACCTGATAGTGCAATGAGCGACGCATGGACAGAGCTCATATCCAGGTACTCCAAGATGCATTTCACATTCGAAACTGATCGACTCGTTGCAATTCAAGGCTTGGCTAACCGACTTGTTGACCTTCATGGTGGCGAGTACTTTGCCGGAGTATTTCGTTCACACCTTGCTGATGGGTTGCTATGGAAGAATTCGTACGACAAGGCTCACAACGCACTGGCCGGGGTACCCACCTGGTCGTGGGCTACAAGGTGCCTCAATATCTGGTTTCTTCCAGTCTCACATTCCTTCATACGGTTCACGAAACCAAATGTCTTCCCGGACAACCACGGCCCCATAAATCTCGACACTCCTGAGAAATGTGCTCTTCGATTTGAAGCTCCACTGATCAACATAAACCTAGGAAGGCCGTTCACGGAAACCGATATTGTTTCAACAGTGCAAAGGCCTGTGTTTGCATGTCATGTAAGCTTCACAGAAGACAGTGAAGACGAATACGCCGTGAATTTCGAATATGATGCCGAAAGCCTGATGCCTGAAAGTTTTGAAATACTAGAGGTACTTTTCCTCGGACTGCACGCGCTCCATAAACTGCGAGGATTTATTGGCCGGAGTGAGTTCGAAGAATCAACTGTCGTTGATCCTGATACTATAGTATCATGCGAAGGGATTCTCTTGCGAAGGGCAGGCCAATACTATGAACGTGTGGGGAGACTTGATTTTGACATGCCCAAGAATTACAAACGACGGATAAAGTTGAAAGAGCTGATGGACAGTAATAGAGCGAATGTTTGTCTTATATAG
- a CDS encoding related to carboxylic acid transport protein JEN1 yields the protein MVQQPSAGEPAGPVVKGVIPTAKQALGDLFIWKQRVVITNEHGEETTEWRDPDPIKNPISLMAQLSGKDWIFFLVGFCAWTADAFDFHALSIQTKKLSVYYDTSKTSITTAITLTLLLRSVGAAMFGLAGDKWGRKWPMVFNMIILGVLQIATIYSTTFQQFLAVRSLFGLFMGGVYGNAIAMALESCPSNARGLMSGILQQGYSFGYVLAACANLGVGGSTESWKTVFWIAAGISIAVGIVRIFFPESQQFLEARAKGKKSSTPGAFWADCKKMLIAEWKMCVYCCFLMTWFNYYSHTSQDSYTTFMLEQKELNNSAASRASILMKTGACVGGTIIGYLSQFVGRRRAIIVSAFMSALMIPAWILPTTERGLSASGFFIQFFVQGAWGVIPIHLNELSPPAFRSSFPGVTYQIGNMISSPSAQIVNAIAEKTFVTLKNGDKVEAYGPVMGVATAIIALGIMFTTMFGPEKRGRAFEHAVAGVHDENLPQHQKKDIETASVEQVEMDERNKNKEEA from the exons ATGGTCCAGCAACCATCTGCAGGCGAGCCCGCTGGCCCTGTGGTCAAGGGTGTCATTCCCACAGCTAAGCAAGCTCTCGGTGATCTCTTCATCTGGAAGCAGCGCGTCGTGATCACCAACGAGCATGGTGAAGAGACCACTGAGTGGCGGGACCCAGATCCCATCAAGAACCCCATCAGTCTGATGGCTCAGCTTTCTGGCAAGGATTggatcttcttccttgtaGGATTTTGCGCCTGGACTGCTGATGCTTTCGACTTCCACGCTCTGTCAATccagaccaagaagctgtcGGTCTACTATGACACCAGCAAGACCTCCATCACCACCGccatcaccctcaccctcctcctccgatCTGTCGGCGCAGCCATGTTCGGTCTCGCTGGTGACAAATGGGGACGCAAGTGGCCCATGGTCTTCAATATGATCATCCTCGGTGTTCTTCAGATCGCCACCATCTACAGCACAACCTTCCAGCAGTTCCTCGCCGTGCGAAGTCTTTTTGGCCTTTTCATGGGCGGAGTCTACGGCAATGCTATCGCCATGGCTCTCGAGTCGTGTCC CTCCAACGCTCGAGGCTTGATGTCCGGCATTTTGCAACAGGGCTATTCTTTCGGCTACGTCTTGGCTGCATGCGCCAACCTTGGCGTTGGAGGTAGCACTGAGAGTTGGAAGACCGTTTTCTGGATTGCTG CCGGCATCTCAATCGCCGTCGGTATCGTTCGTATCTTCTTCCCCGAGTCCCAACAATTCCTCGAAGCCCGcgccaagggcaagaagtcTTCCACACCCGGTGCTTTCTGGGcagactgcaagaagatgctcaTCGCCGAGTGGAAGATGTGTGTTTACTGTTGTTTCCTCATGACTTGGTTCAACTACTACTCGCACACTTCTCAAGACTCTTACACCACCTTCATGTTGGAGCAGAAGGAGCTCAACAACTCTGCTGCTTCTCGTGCCTCGATTCTCATGAAGACTGGTGCCTGTGTTGGCGGTACCATCATTGGGTACCTCAGCCAGTTTGTTGGTCGTCGCCGTGCCATCATCGTCTCGGCTTTCATGTCCGCTCTCATGATCCCAGCCTGGATTCTCCCCACAACCGAGAGAGGACTGAGTGCTTCTGGTTTCTTCATCCAGTTTTTCGTCCAGGGTGCCTGGGGTGTTATTCCCATCCATCTCAACGAGCTGTCGCCTCCTGCCTTCCGATCTTCATTCCCTGGTGTCACTTACCAGATCGGCAACATGATCTCGTCTCCCTCAGCCCAGATTGTCAACGCCATCGCCGAAAAGACATTTGTCACTCTCAAGAACGGtgacaaggttgaggctTATGGTCCTGTCATGGGTGTCGCCACTGCTATCATTGCCCTCGGTATCATGTTCACCACCATGTTTGGTCCTGAGAAGCGTGGCCGTGCCTTTGAgcatgctgttgctggtgtCCACGACGAAAACcttcctcaacaccaaaagaaggatattgagaCTGCTAGTGTTGAGCAAGTCGAGATGGACGAgagaaacaagaacaaggaggagGCTTAA
- a CDS encoding related to triacylglycerol lipase V precursor, producing MVSYKLLTIALYAGATLALPQSKTASNPTATIDNGIIIGTSTSIPDSKLKVNQFLGIPFAEKPIRFSPPKPAKPWDYPYNATVYKPACFMKFNYPEERRNQTIEIFATPGPPAGTSEDCLNLNIFAPAGAKPGSKPVAFWIHGGSFSHGSGSLPYYEGSKMAGYEDLVVVTVNYRTNIFGFPETYDLPEGEWNLGFLDQRLALTWVQDNIAAFGGDPKKVTIFGESAGAGSVDDLLTAPPDPLPFRAAILQSGSASTNVTPTGSWKNATKLADCDKGDFDQVLKCMRGIPAAKLKDIIERGMLDFAPLSDDGVTLSNYPRDIRLKSKNNPKLMARVPVMLGTTADEARIPNFMNITVKDALKTLAPGISDFQVSLLKFLYPIGSPGINNEFDQVTRMATEIGMQCPIRYVAEDFAEVDIKTWRYIYNASFSNTEIFKGSGAYHSAEIPTLFGTFPEKDATEFQEKLSREMQKAWGKFIRDPTNGPGWEQISNIGVFGGGVGPDSAKEPAKALEVRNANIIEPRCLIFKSIWEKGQTKE from the exons ATGGTTTCCTACAAACTTCTTACAATCGCTCTCTACGCGGGAGCAACACTCGCGCTTCCACAATCTAAAACCGCCAGTAACCCAACCGCTACCATAGACAATGGTATCATAATCGGAACCTCAACGTCCATTCCTGATTCCAagctcaaagtcaatcagTTCCTGGGAATCCCCTTCGCCGAAAAGCCTATTCGCTTCAGTCCCCCAAAGCCGGCCAAACCATGGGATTATCCCTACAATGCCACCGTATACAAGCCCGCTTGTTTTATGAAGTTCAACTATCCTGAAGAACGACGAAATCAAACGATTGAGATATTTGCTACACCTGGACCCCCAGCTGGGACTAGTGAAGATTGCCTGAACTTGAACATTTTTGCCCCTGCAGGTGCAAAACCCGGTTCAAAGCCTGTTGCGTTCTGGATTCATGGAGGAAGCTTCAGTCATGGATCTGGATCTTTGCCTTACTATGAAGGATCCAAGATGGCGGGCTATGAAGACCTGGTTGTTGTTACTGTAAATTACAGGACCAATATCTTTGGATTTCCTGAAACCTACGATTTGCCTGAGGGAGAGTGGAATCTTGG TTTCCTTGACCAACGACTAGCCCTTACCTGGGTGCAAGACAATATCGCTGCCTTTGGAGGAGATCCCAAGAAAGTCACCATTTTTGGTGAAAGTGCCGGTGCAGGAAgtgttgatgatcttctcacgGCTCCACCAGATCCTCTCCCTTTCCGCGCGGCTATTCTGCAGTCGGGTTCTGCCTCAACAAACGTTACGCCCACTGGCTCTTGGAAGAATGCAACCAAGCTAGCTGACTGTGACAAAGGTGACTTTGATCAAGTCCTCAAGTGCATGCGCGGGATCCCAGCTGCCAAGCTTAAGGATATCATCGAAAGGGGCATGCTTGATTTCGCACCTCTCAGCGATGACGGAGTCACACTATCAAACTATCCCCGCGACATCCGGCTCAAGTCAAAGAACAACCCAAAGCTCATGGCCCGAGTTCCTGTTATGTTGGGTACAACAGCAGATGAGGCCAGAATCCCCAATTTCATGAACATCACCGTAAAGGATGCTCTTAAAACCTTGGCCCCGGGGATAAGTGACTTCCAAGTCTCGCTCCTCAAGTTCCTCTACCCCATCGGATCTCCCGGAATCAACAACGAGTTCGACCAGGTTACCAGAATGGCCACTGAAATCGGCATGCAGTGTCCCATTCGCTACGTCGCGGAAGACTTCGCTGAGGTAGACATAAAGACCTGGCGATATATCTACAACGCTAGCTTTTCCAATACTGAGATCTTCAAGGGCAGTGGAGCATATCACTCTGCAGAGATTCCAACTCTCTTTGGGACTTTTCCCGAGAAAGATGCTACCGAGTTTCAGGAGAAGCTAAGCAGGGAGATGCAGAAGGCTTGGGGCAAGTTCATCAGAGATCCCACTAATGGCCCTGGGTGGGAACAAATTTCTAATATCGGTGTCTTTGGAGGCGGCGTGGGACCTGATTCTGCCAAGGAACCAGCCAAGGCATTGGAGGTTAGGAATGCGAACATCATTGAGCCAAGATGCTTAATATTCAAGAGCATATGGGAGAAGGGTCAGACAAAGGAGTAA